From Vicinamibacteria bacterium, the proteins below share one genomic window:
- a CDS encoding TonB-dependent receptor translates to MRKLSLTVIVVTMLLASVTAFAQSGDGSLRGYVRDESGAVLPGVTVMAESAVLMAPRSSVTDGTGLYRITNLPPGEYSLTFELSGFATVRQEAIVLRAGANFNVDAALGISAVEETVTVTAETPMLEIARPSNVLNIEGEFQREMPMQARNNWSDFLELTPGVNARPFDDGSGRMVYFGHATEHFAHVIQLEGMTASSYNDSQVTYIGMDTEMIQDVQVKTGGVDAASPLGTGLVINVVTKSGGNNLSGSAGFSYQPESWNGDNAPTSGTGLAGTPSVNIVKQLDASVGGPIVPDKLWFFGSFRVSRIESGISRTDREVNNLNTLSGLRLFDLSGREYLTVPQFQQFNQQVENFQPYMKVTGQLSPNHEASAYYQRDKQTNGSNREFLWEPIWFVETGGDLFGGKVTSVWGTDTTSQFTFNYNNKTAQTDYAKTPTDTFYTEVHEGYVESSGVLNGTGRIIAGNADDITSTAPARVLLFRFDLTRFAEGMGGSHEFQTGLFLAPSNHRDDFTAYSNASGDGFYTYYFRLLSGDENDPSQGAVPFYRERRDVTETQTVGARDRDIGLYFQDNWKPNPRLTLNLGARIDFVRRFDQLRDFARMNTTVFGPRVGFSYLVTEDARNVLRGFAGRVHEQVMGRDQVTSFSGSEGGSGGLSTRIREYDREGDGIFESVVVSPRSAGSVDPSVEFNENLTQPYVDEYILGFRKQFPKQFSLDVAGIHRRYTKNYALLEVNGIYPSGPGQPFIGFGAVDPNRGTIFQQTNNDWSKLVYTALEITGTQRLGRSLQGMFGFNYQWQHFAGDWNPTDPAAFVEPDKFDSNRALYMPRGNNEHNSLQIDNTNLSYNPTWRRYSVRIGLNYRTAYGINIAGSYTGNAGPWSGAILDDPGRDPIYGPARVPLANGTTFPNPLATAYRFVGENRGTGCEQTTLPDNGVSCDGQARAPTIHTLSVKVGKIFNLGNTREFEIGGNIFNVFNAGHHHQFTYSGANRSFSANYAELRSLQAPIGFQLNLNFRF, encoded by the coding sequence ATGCGGAAACTGTCTCTAACAGTCATCGTCGTGACGATGCTGCTCGCTTCGGTCACGGCCTTCGCCCAGTCGGGAGACGGAAGTCTCCGCGGCTACGTCCGCGATGAGTCGGGAGCGGTGCTTCCCGGCGTAACGGTGATGGCGGAGAGCGCCGTTCTGATGGCGCCGAGGTCCTCGGTGACCGACGGAACCGGTCTCTATCGCATCACGAACCTGCCGCCGGGCGAGTACAGCCTCACCTTCGAACTGTCTGGATTCGCAACGGTGCGCCAGGAAGCCATCGTCCTCCGTGCGGGAGCGAATTTCAACGTGGACGCGGCACTCGGGATCAGCGCCGTGGAAGAGACGGTCACGGTGACGGCGGAAACGCCGATGCTCGAGATCGCGCGGCCCTCGAACGTTCTCAACATCGAAGGAGAATTCCAGAGGGAAATGCCCATGCAGGCCCGCAACAACTGGAGCGATTTCCTCGAGCTCACCCCCGGAGTGAACGCCCGTCCTTTCGACGACGGGAGCGGCCGCATGGTCTATTTCGGCCACGCCACCGAGCATTTCGCTCACGTGATCCAGCTCGAGGGGATGACAGCCTCGTCCTACAACGACTCCCAGGTCACCTATATCGGTATGGACACGGAGATGATCCAGGACGTGCAGGTGAAGACCGGTGGGGTCGACGCCGCATCGCCGCTCGGAACCGGGCTCGTCATCAACGTCGTCACGAAGAGCGGCGGAAACAATTTGAGCGGGTCCGCGGGGTTCTCCTATCAGCCGGAGTCCTGGAACGGAGACAACGCCCCGACGTCGGGAACGGGTCTCGCGGGCACACCTTCGGTGAACATCGTCAAGCAGCTCGATGCCTCGGTGGGAGGCCCCATTGTGCCGGACAAGCTCTGGTTCTTCGGATCTTTCCGGGTGTCGCGCATCGAGAGCGGCATCAGCCGGACCGATCGCGAGGTGAACAACCTGAACACCCTCTCGGGTCTTCGGCTCTTCGACCTGAGCGGCAGAGAGTATCTGACCGTCCCACAGTTCCAGCAGTTCAACCAGCAGGTGGAGAACTTCCAGCCCTACATGAAGGTGACGGGGCAGCTCAGCCCGAACCACGAAGCGAGCGCCTACTACCAGAGGGACAAGCAGACCAACGGCTCGAACCGTGAGTTCCTCTGGGAGCCGATCTGGTTCGTGGAGACGGGAGGAGATCTCTTCGGCGGCAAGGTGACATCGGTCTGGGGAACGGACACCACCAGCCAGTTCACCTTCAACTACAACAACAAGACGGCTCAGACCGATTATGCCAAGACGCCGACGGATACCTTCTACACCGAGGTTCACGAGGGGTACGTGGAATCCTCAGGAGTCCTCAATGGAACTGGCCGCATCATCGCCGGAAACGCCGACGACATCACCAGCACCGCTCCCGCTCGGGTGCTCCTGTTCCGGTTCGATCTGACCCGGTTCGCCGAGGGAATGGGAGGCTCGCACGAGTTCCAGACGGGTCTGTTCCTCGCACCCAGCAACCACCGCGACGATTTCACTGCGTACTCCAACGCCAGCGGGGACGGGTTCTACACCTATTACTTCCGACTTCTCTCCGGCGACGAGAACGACCCGTCTCAAGGTGCGGTCCCGTTCTACCGGGAGCGCAGGGACGTGACCGAGACCCAGACCGTCGGCGCTCGCGACCGCGACATCGGGCTGTACTTCCAGGACAACTGGAAACCCAACCCGCGCTTGACCCTGAACCTCGGTGCTCGCATCGATTTCGTGCGGCGCTTCGATCAGCTCCGCGATTTCGCAAGGATGAACACGACGGTGTTTGGCCCCCGAGTGGGCTTCTCGTACCTCGTGACTGAAGATGCGCGCAACGTCCTTCGCGGCTTTGCCGGCCGGGTTCACGAGCAGGTGATGGGCCGCGATCAGGTCACGAGCTTTTCCGGCTCGGAAGGCGGATCCGGCGGTCTTTCCACGCGCATCCGCGAGTATGACCGTGAAGGCGACGGCATCTTCGAGTCGGTCGTGGTCAGCCCCCGCTCCGCGGGCTCCGTGGATCCCTCGGTGGAGTTCAACGAGAACCTCACCCAGCCCTACGTCGACGAGTACATCCTGGGCTTCCGCAAGCAGTTCCCCAAGCAGTTCTCTCTCGACGTGGCGGGGATTCACCGCCGGTACACCAAGAACTACGCGCTCCTGGAAGTGAACGGGATCTATCCGAGCGGTCCGGGACAGCCGTTCATCGGCTTCGGAGCCGTCGATCCCAACCGGGGCACGATCTTCCAGCAGACGAACAACGACTGGAGCAAGCTGGTCTATACCGCGCTCGAGATCACCGGAACCCAGCGGCTCGGCCGGAGCCTCCAGGGGATGTTCGGCTTCAACTACCAGTGGCAGCACTTCGCCGGCGATTGGAACCCGACGGATCCGGCCGCGTTCGTCGAGCCGGACAAGTTCGACTCCAACCGCGCGCTCTACATGCCGCGGGGGAACAACGAGCACAACTCGCTCCAGATCGACAACACCAATCTGTCCTACAACCCAACCTGGCGCCGTTACTCAGTCCGGATCGGTCTCAACTACAGGACTGCGTACGGCATCAACATCGCGGGCAGCTACACCGGGAACGCTGGACCTTGGTCAGGAGCGATTCTCGACGATCCCGGCCGCGACCCGATCTACGGCCCCGCTCGGGTTCCGCTAGCGAACGGCACCACGTTCCCCAACCCGCTGGCCACGGCCTATCGCTTCGTGGGTGAGAACCGCGGGACGGGGTGCGAGCAAACCACGCTTCCGGACAACGGGGTTTCCTGCGACGGACAGGCCAGGGCGCCGACGATCCATACGCTGAGCGTCAAGGTAGGCAAGATCTTCAACCTCGGCAATACCCGGGAGTTCGAGATCGGTGGGAACATCTTCAACGTCTTTAATGCCGGGCATCACCACCAGTTCACCTACAGCGGCGCGAACCGCTCTTTCAGCGCGAACTACGCCGAGCTCCGGAGTTTGCAAGCGCCGATTGGCTTTCAGCTGAACCTGAATTTCCGGTTCTAG
- a CDS encoding GDP-mannose 4,6-dehydratase has product MLVTGAAGFVGRHLTAYLHEGGHEVLGLVLPKDVGPTEPFETRGVDLLDDDALADAVSTFVPDTIYHLAAFSNPERSFGSARKTLETNVIGANNLLSAAASTGRRPRVLLVGSAQQYGLVDRESQPISEEQVLRPQTPYAVSKVSQELLGQQYVLAEELPVYLTRSFNHTGPGQSDVYVCSSFAKQVAESEKGLREPVLRAGNLEARRDFSDVRDVVRAYEAIIDHGRPGRVYNVCSGEAVAIRDVVDQLVALAHARVRVSIDPELYHTIDAPLIVGSNRRLRSETGWTPRYALAKTLRDLLDDWRRRL; this is encoded by the coding sequence GTGCTCGTTACCGGAGCCGCGGGCTTCGTGGGCCGCCACCTGACGGCGTACCTTCACGAAGGTGGCCACGAGGTCCTGGGCCTGGTGCTCCCGAAAGACGTCGGCCCCACCGAGCCATTCGAGACCCGCGGCGTGGACCTGCTGGACGACGACGCGCTTGCGGACGCGGTGAGCACCTTCGTTCCCGATACCATCTATCACCTCGCAGCCTTCTCGAATCCCGAACGCTCTTTCGGAAGCGCACGGAAGACGCTCGAGACCAACGTCATCGGAGCCAACAATCTACTCTCGGCCGCGGCGAGCACCGGGCGTAGGCCCCGAGTACTTCTCGTGGGGTCGGCCCAGCAGTACGGTCTCGTGGACCGGGAGAGCCAGCCGATCTCCGAAGAGCAGGTGCTCCGGCCCCAGACGCCGTACGCCGTCAGCAAGGTTTCCCAGGAGCTCTTGGGACAGCAATACGTCCTGGCGGAAGAGCTGCCCGTCTATCTCACGCGCTCCTTCAACCACACGGGTCCGGGGCAGTCGGACGTTTACGTTTGTTCCAGCTTTGCGAAGCAAGTCGCGGAAAGTGAAAAAGGGCTCCGCGAGCCCGTTCTTCGGGCTGGCAACCTGGAGGCGCGCCGGGACTTTTCCGACGTGCGCGACGTCGTTCGCGCCTATGAGGCGATTATCGACCACGGCCGTCCCGGACGCGTGTACAACGTTTGCAGCGGCGAGGCGGTGGCGATCCGCGACGTGGTCGATCAGCTGGTCGCGCTGGCGCACGCTCGGGTTCGAGTGAGCATCGACCCCGAGCTTTATCACACGATCGATGCCCCCCTCATCGTCGGGAGCAACCGACGGCTCCGGTCGGAGACCGGCTGGACGCCGCGCTACGCGCTCGCGAAGACCCTGCGGGATCTGCTCGACGACTGGCGTCGCAGATTGTAA
- a CDS encoding GDP-mannose 4,6-dehydratase: protein MRILITGITGFAGSHLAEFVLAEHPEVEVYGTMRWRSRTENIRSIEGSITLLECDLRDQSSVKVLMERVRPDRIFHLAAQSFVPSSWNAPAESLQTNIIGQLHVFEAVRSVGIDPWIQIACSSEEYGLVQEDELPIRETNPLRPLSPYAVSKVGQDYLGYQYFKSFGTKVVRTRGFNHDGPRRGDVFVSSNFAKQIAAIEKGRKPPVIHVGNLDAQRDFTDVRDMVRGYWLSVDGRCEPGEAYNICSGAGFSIRTVLDMLLEISGASVEVKEDPERLRPSDVPVLVGDCTKFREATGWAPRIPYEQTLSDMLDYWREETD from the coding sequence TTGCGCATATTGATCACCGGGATCACCGGCTTCGCCGGCAGCCACCTCGCCGAGTTCGTTCTGGCCGAGCATCCAGAGGTCGAAGTCTACGGAACGATGCGCTGGCGGAGCCGTACCGAGAATATTCGCAGCATCGAGGGGAGCATCACGCTTCTGGAATGCGATCTGAGAGATCAGAGCTCGGTCAAAGTACTCATGGAACGGGTTCGTCCCGATCGGATCTTCCACCTGGCTGCCCAGAGCTTCGTTCCCTCGTCGTGGAACGCTCCGGCCGAGTCGCTGCAAACGAACATCATTGGCCAGCTGCACGTCTTCGAGGCGGTGCGCTCCGTGGGGATCGACCCCTGGATTCAGATCGCCTGCTCGAGCGAGGAGTACGGGCTGGTGCAGGAGGACGAGCTCCCGATTCGGGAGACGAACCCTTTGAGACCGCTCTCTCCCTACGCCGTCAGCAAGGTGGGCCAGGACTATCTCGGCTATCAGTATTTCAAGAGCTTCGGCACGAAAGTCGTCCGGACGCGCGGATTCAATCACGACGGGCCTCGGCGCGGAGACGTTTTCGTTTCCTCGAATTTCGCCAAACAGATCGCCGCCATCGAGAAGGGAAGGAAGCCGCCGGTCATCCACGTGGGGAATCTCGACGCTCAGCGCGACTTCACCGACGTCCGCGACATGGTGCGAGGATACTGGCTTTCGGTCGATGGCAGGTGTGAGCCGGGTGAGGCCTATAACATCTGCTCGGGCGCGGGTTTTTCGATCCGGACGGTGCTCGATATGCTTCTCGAGATCTCCGGCGCCAGCGTTGAGGTGAAAGAGGACCCCGAGCGGCTTCGGCCCTCGGACGTGCCGGTTCTCGTGGGCGATTGCACGAAGTTTCGCGAGGCGACGGGCTGGGCCCCTCGTATCCCCTACGAACAAACCCTATCCGACATGCTCGACTACTGGAGAGAGGAGACCGATTGA
- the rfbD gene encoding dTDP-4-dehydrorhamnose reductase: protein MRILVTGASGLLGRLVMETAARRFHDVSGLARTELDITDRAGVRRAIREFSPSVVINCAAYTDVDGAEREPERALQVNAGGAAHVAEAARELDAGVVHISTDYVFDGKAHRPYREDDVTAPLSSYGRSKLEGERRVASAHPKGHVIVRTAWLYGPGKGFVDWARGRLERGDELRLIEDQMGSPTSAGELARALLRLVEGGHLGLFHYVNPGRTSWLDFGRTLAQELGVENPRIRPVQASELSRLARRPSYSVLSVERFERTTGEPSRSWLDALRRYLASS from the coding sequence TTGCGAATCCTCGTCACCGGGGCCTCTGGCCTACTTGGCAGACTCGTGATGGAGACGGCGGCCAGGCGGTTCCACGACGTTTCGGGCCTGGCGCGAACCGAGCTCGACATCACCGATCGGGCCGGTGTGAGGCGAGCGATTCGTGAGTTCTCGCCCTCCGTCGTGATAAACTGCGCCGCTTACACGGACGTCGACGGCGCCGAGCGGGAACCGGAGCGGGCCCTTCAGGTGAATGCCGGTGGCGCCGCCCACGTGGCCGAGGCGGCCCGGGAGCTGGATGCGGGGGTCGTCCACATCAGCACCGATTACGTTTTCGATGGAAAGGCACACCGGCCCTACCGGGAGGATGACGTGACCGCTCCTCTTTCGAGCTACGGAAGATCGAAGCTCGAAGGGGAACGCCGCGTTGCCTCGGCCCACCCTAAGGGTCACGTGATCGTGCGAACGGCGTGGCTCTACGGGCCGGGGAAAGGATTCGTCGACTGGGCGCGAGGACGCCTGGAGAGGGGAGATGAGCTGCGATTGATCGAGGACCAGATGGGATCCCCTACCAGCGCTGGTGAGCTCGCGAGAGCCCTGTTGCGGCTCGTCGAAGGAGGACACCTCGGCCTGTTTCACTACGTAAACCCAGGGAGAACGAGCTGGCTCGACTTCGGAAGGACGCTGGCACAGGAGCTTGGAGTAGAAAACCCCAGGATCCGGCCGGTCCAGGCGAGCGAGCTGAGCCGCCTGGCGCGCCGGCCGAGCTACTCGGTCCTTTCCGTGGAGCGCTTCGAACGGACGACGGGTGAGCCATCGCGAAGCTGGCTGGATGCGCTTCGGCGCTATCTCGCCTCGAGCTAA
- a CDS encoding putative LPS assembly protein LptD: MPIGRAALLVLLATSLQARQQEATIKAFSQEQLGKGHVRAEGYVDIRTEDVQLTADRVEFWEDEMRVVAEGNVVYEQGDQKIIATRLEADLRTKTGRFFNAHGMAGADLYFYGDIIEKVSDDTYVVEGGAFTSCAQPVPRWNFTAGKATIKRDHHVALHNAFLKVKSLPVFYTPVLYYPINERDRSTGFLFPQIGNSSIKGFLFTQGFFWAINRSMDATFSYERFSQIGNGGSAEYRYVASEASRGQIDTFYLDDTTNDQKEYTVRAAANQNLPGDFRAIARVDYFSSFDFQQRFQEDYNRATQRSKRASGTISKSMGPYTLRVLFDRNDTSFGENVAVREILPRVTIGARPSRLAGTPILFSFDGEASSLGRTNRNQLQEYERFDVQPVVSYPFTGLSFLTFRTSLTGRYTYYTSSLSPSGAFLPEEGIERRYYETSFDMRGPTFAKIFNTPGNGYASRFKHVIEPQMLWSYRSRVDTFDQVPRFDGQDYIPGTNQIAFSLVNRFLAKRMVNGKEQSTPTEMLTWVLSQRYFVDANASLYDRQFSTPYFTEDGTPSNYSPITSRVNFRPSRALTASWNVDYDFNFHAVRSSSFAGTVSGRWGSLSGNWTRRNIPDREVIRSNFRLGTSVNLAPGLAVSFGSAYDYSNRTLQHLRAGAVYNVQCCGFLVEYNRFNFGSLRDENTFRFGITLANVGSFGTSLGGGESRVY, from the coding sequence ATGCCAATCGGGAGAGCAGCGCTCCTGGTTCTGCTCGCCACGAGCCTCCAGGCTCGGCAACAGGAGGCGACGATCAAAGCCTTCTCTCAGGAGCAGCTCGGCAAGGGCCACGTTCGGGCCGAAGGCTACGTCGATATCCGCACGGAGGATGTTCAGCTCACCGCCGATCGCGTCGAGTTCTGGGAAGACGAGATGCGCGTTGTCGCCGAGGGGAACGTGGTCTACGAGCAGGGAGATCAGAAGATCATCGCCACTCGCCTCGAGGCCGATCTCCGGACCAAGACCGGCCGCTTCTTCAACGCCCACGGAATGGCGGGCGCCGATCTGTATTTTTATGGAGACATCATCGAAAAGGTGTCGGACGACACCTACGTGGTCGAAGGCGGAGCCTTCACCTCCTGCGCCCAACCCGTCCCGCGATGGAATTTCACCGCCGGCAAAGCCACGATCAAACGCGACCACCACGTCGCCCTCCACAACGCGTTTCTGAAGGTGAAATCGCTTCCCGTTTTCTACACTCCGGTTCTCTACTACCCCATCAACGAGCGAGACCGATCGACCGGCTTCTTGTTTCCGCAGATTGGGAACTCGTCGATCAAAGGCTTTCTCTTCACCCAGGGCTTCTTCTGGGCAATCAATCGCTCGATGGACGCGACGTTCAGCTACGAGCGCTTCTCTCAAATTGGAAACGGCGGCTCGGCCGAATATCGTTACGTGGCGAGTGAAGCCTCGCGCGGCCAGATCGACACCTTCTACCTCGACGATACGACGAACGACCAGAAAGAGTACACGGTGAGAGCGGCCGCCAACCAGAACCTTCCCGGGGACTTCCGCGCGATCGCCAGAGTGGACTACTTTTCGAGCTTCGACTTTCAACAGCGTTTCCAAGAGGACTACAACCGAGCCACGCAGCGCTCCAAGCGGGCCTCGGGGACGATATCCAAATCGATGGGCCCGTACACGCTGCGCGTGCTCTTCGATCGAAACGACACGTCGTTCGGGGAGAACGTTGCCGTGCGCGAGATCCTTCCTCGAGTGACCATCGGGGCCCGACCGAGCCGGCTCGCGGGAACGCCCATCCTGTTCTCGTTCGACGGGGAGGCATCCTCGCTCGGTCGCACCAACAGGAACCAGCTTCAAGAATACGAACGGTTCGACGTCCAGCCGGTCGTCTCCTACCCGTTCACCGGGTTGAGTTTTCTGACGTTTCGGACCAGCCTGACGGGGCGATACACCTACTACACGTCTTCTCTTTCGCCGTCGGGCGCATTCCTTCCCGAAGAAGGAATCGAACGTCGGTATTACGAGACGTCCTTCGACATGCGGGGACCGACATTTGCCAAGATATTCAACACTCCCGGCAACGGTTATGCCAGCCGATTCAAGCACGTGATCGAGCCGCAGATGCTCTGGAGCTACCGATCGCGCGTCGACACCTTCGACCAGGTTCCCCGGTTCGACGGCCAGGACTACATCCCGGGAACGAACCAGATCGCCTTCTCGCTGGTGAACCGATTTCTTGCCAAGCGGATGGTGAACGGGAAGGAGCAATCGACGCCCACCGAGATGCTGACCTGGGTGTTGTCGCAGAGATACTTCGTCGATGCGAACGCCTCCCTCTACGACCGTCAGTTCTCGACGCCTTACTTCACCGAGGACGGCACCCCGAGCAACTACTCGCCCATCACGTCTCGAGTGAACTTCCGGCCGTCCCGCGCTCTCACCGCCAGCTGGAACGTGGACTACGATTTCAATTTCCATGCGGTCCGTTCCTCCAGCTTTGCCGGGACCGTTTCCGGCCGCTGGGGCTCGCTCTCGGGCAACTGGACCCGCCGCAACATCCCCGACCGGGAGGTCATCCGCAGCAATTTCCGCCTCGGCACCTCGGTGAATCTCGCGCCGGGGCTTGCGGTGAGCTTTGGCTCCGCCTACGACTACTCGAACCGAACGCTCCAGCATCTGCGTGCGGGCGCGGTCTACAACGTCCAGTGCTGCGGCTTTCTCGTCGAGTACAACCGATTCAATTTTGGTTCCCTACGAGACGAGAACACCTTCCGCTTCGGCATCACTCTCGCAAACGTGGGAAGCTTCGGTACTTCGCTCGGCGGGGGAGAGTCGAGAGTGTACTGA
- a CDS encoding nucleotidyltransferase domain-containing protein, producing MERALRDWVAREAIAHPELRRLGYFGSYARGDWGVGSDLDLVAIVSRSTEPFERRALTWNLEELPVPADLLIYTEAEWDRMQAQKNLFARRLAQEVKWVYP from the coding sequence GTGGAAAGAGCCTTGCGGGACTGGGTTGCCCGGGAAGCGATAGCACACCCGGAGCTCCGCCGTCTCGGCTACTTTGGCTCCTACGCCCGCGGTGACTGGGGTGTGGGAAGCGATCTGGACCTGGTGGCGATCGTCAGCCGTTCGACCGAGCCCTTCGAGCGCCGCGCTCTCACCTGGAATCTGGAAGAGCTTCCGGTTCCCGCCGATCTTCTCATCTACACCGAGGCCGAGTGGGATAGGATGCAAGCTCAAAAGAATCTCTTTGCACGTCGTCTGGCGCAAGAGGTGAAGTGGGTCTACCCTTGA
- a CDS encoding HEPN domain-containing protein, giving the protein MGVNIVTNRAPDWYAQAERDLEHSRASQSGGRHEWACFAAQQSAEKAAKALHLHLGQEAWGQVVARLLRELPIEVPQDLVEKARVLDNFYVPSRYPNGHPEGAPFEHYGPIQSGEAIRYAGEILEFVRNRMA; this is encoded by the coding sequence ATGGGAGTGAATATCGTGACAAACCGGGCGCCAGATTGGTACGCTCAAGCCGAACGGGACCTTGAGCATTCGAGAGCGTCTCAATCCGGCGGACGTCATGAGTGGGCTTGCTTCGCGGCCCAGCAATCCGCCGAGAAAGCGGCCAAAGCGCTCCATCTCCACCTCGGTCAGGAAGCCTGGGGACAGGTTGTCGCCCGGCTGCTGCGAGAGCTCCCCATCGAAGTCCCGCAGGACTTGGTGGAGAAAGCGCGAGTCCTCGACAACTTCTACGTTCCGAGTCGTTACCCGAATGGACATCCCGAGGGAGCCCCGTTCGAGCATTACGGCCCCATTCAGAGCGGCGAGGCGATCCGCTATGCCGGTGAGATCCTTGAATTCGTGCGTAATCGTATGGCCTAA
- a CDS encoding ribbon-helix-helix protein, CopG family yields the protein MKRTTIFADEEVLRELKVIAKKEKSNLSVTIRKALEDYVSRHRRGRPLPSFVGVGRSGRKDVAERAEELLWERDGSRRERR from the coding sequence ATGAAACGCACCACAATCTTCGCCGACGAAGAGGTCTTGAGGGAGCTCAAGGTGATCGCGAAGAAGGAGAAATCGAACCTCTCCGTCACCATTAGAAAGGCTCTCGAAGACTACGTGAGCAGGCATCGGCGCGGACGCCCCCTTCCTTCCTTTGTCGGGGTGGGGCGAAGTGGAAGGAAGGACGTAGCGGAGAGGGCCGAGGAGCTGCTGTGGGAGCGGGATGGCTCCCGACGCGAACGCCGTTGA
- a CDS encoding PIN domain-containing protein has protein sequence MGAGWLPTRTPLNNILADTGPLYALADESDEWHVRVRTFLEEFSPRLVVPVTVLPEVTYLLSKFLGSSAEIQFVESVHRGELLLEAVTRADLARSIEVMRRYVDAELGFVDASVVAVAERLRLTNVLTVDRKHFGMVRPRHCRAFSLYP, from the coding sequence GTGGGAGCGGGATGGCTCCCGACGCGAACGCCGTTGAACAACATCCTGGCCGACACCGGACCGCTCTATGCTCTCGCGGATGAGAGCGACGAATGGCATGTCCGGGTTCGGACGTTTCTCGAAGAGTTCTCACCGAGGCTCGTCGTCCCCGTTACCGTACTTCCGGAAGTGACTTACCTTCTGAGCAAGTTCCTCGGAAGCTCGGCCGAGATCCAATTCGTCGAGTCCGTCCATCGCGGAGAGCTGCTCCTGGAAGCTGTGACCCGGGCCGACCTGGCACGCTCGATCGAGGTGATGCGCCGCTATGTGGATGCAGAGCTCGGGTTCGTCGACGCGTCCGTTGTCGCCGTGGCCGAGCGTCTTCGTCTCACGAACGTCCTGACCGTGGATCGCAAGCACTTCGGGATGGTGCGCCCAAGGCATTGTCGGGCCTTCTCACTCTATCCCTGA
- a CDS encoding CUAEP/CCAEP-tail radical SAM protein, producing the protein MRSTPRSVLLLSCYELGRKPLGLAVPLAFLRRSGFSARGIDLSVDPLDEAAVGRADFVGISVPMHTALRIALRLLPRIRALNPSCHICFYGLYATLNAELLLAKGADSVLSGECEEALVERVASSRDLESRPRPFRVRLDFPVPEIAQLPRLEHYVHLDRGDGHHVPVGAIETTRGCLHLCRHCPIPPIYEGRFFVVPRETVLADIRQAVGEGARHIDFVDPDFLNGPGHALAIVRAMHREFPDLTFDFTAKVEHLVRHRGILKEFGDSGCLFIVTAVESLSDHVLEVLDKGHSRADVLEVLHATRSAGIGLRPTFVPFTPWTTLGDHRELLQWIAEERLVDDVEPVQLALRLLVPPGSLLLGRPALSPHLGSLDPEALTYRWEHPDPEMDRLQRASQKLVENALVEGWPHRQTLGSLAELTGASLPELGAPRATPRLTEAWFC; encoded by the coding sequence ATGCGATCGACTCCGAGGAGCGTCCTGCTCCTGTCGTGCTACGAGCTGGGCCGGAAACCTCTCGGGCTAGCAGTGCCTCTGGCCTTCTTGAGGCGCAGCGGATTTTCCGCACGTGGCATCGACCTTTCGGTCGACCCCCTGGACGAGGCGGCGGTCGGAAGGGCCGATTTCGTCGGGATCTCGGTTCCGATGCATACCGCCCTGCGTATCGCGCTTCGGCTTTTGCCTCGGATTCGGGCGCTCAATCCGTCCTGCCATATCTGCTTCTATGGACTGTACGCGACGCTGAACGCCGAGCTGCTTCTCGCGAAAGGCGCCGACTCGGTCCTGAGCGGGGAGTGCGAGGAGGCTCTGGTCGAGCGGGTCGCCTCCTCAAGAGATCTGGAGAGTCGACCGCGGCCTTTTCGCGTTCGACTCGACTTTCCCGTGCCGGAGATTGCCCAGCTTCCGCGCCTCGAGCACTACGTGCACTTGGACCGGGGCGACGGCCACCACGTCCCCGTCGGTGCCATCGAGACCACTCGCGGTTGCCTCCATCTCTGCCGCCATTGCCCCATCCCGCCGATCTACGAGGGGCGCTTCTTCGTCGTGCCCAGGGAAACGGTCCTTGCCGACATCCGGCAGGCGGTCGGGGAAGGCGCGCGCCACATCGATTTCGTCGATCCCGATTTCCTGAACGGACCCGGTCATGCCCTCGCCATCGTGCGGGCGATGCATCGGGAGTTTCCCGATCTGACGTTCGATTTCACCGCGAAGGTCGAGCACCTCGTACGGCACCGTGGCATCCTGAAGGAATTCGGCGATTCCGGATGCCTGTTCATCGTCACTGCGGTCGAATCGCTCAGCGACCACGTGCTCGAGGTGCTCGACAAAGGCCACTCACGAGCCGACGTGCTCGAAGTGCTCCATGCCACGCGAAGTGCGGGCATCGGCCTGCGACCGACGTTCGTGCCTTTCACCCCTTGGACGACCCTCGGCGATCATCGTGAGCTACTGCAATGGATTGCGGAAGAGCGGCTCGTCGACGACGTGGAACCGGTGCAACTGGCTCTGCGGCTGCTCGTTCCCCCGGGCTCGCTCCTCCTCGGAAGGCCGGCCCTGAGCCCGCATCTCGGAAGCCTCGATCCCGAGGCACTGACTTACCGATGGGAGCACCCCGACCCGGAGATGGATCGGCTCCAACGAGCGAGCCAGAAGCTCGTGGAGAACGCTCTGGTCGAGGGGTGGCCCCATCGCCAGACTCTGGGCAGTCTCGCCGAGCTCACGGGCGCCTCGCTTCCTGAGCTCGGAGCACCGCGGGCGACTCCGAGACTGACCGAAGCCTGGTTCTGCTGA